One region of Aphelocoma coerulescens isolate FSJ_1873_10779 chromosome 12, UR_Acoe_1.0, whole genome shotgun sequence genomic DNA includes:
- the TNNC1 gene encoding troponin C, slow skeletal and cardiac muscles — protein MDDIYKAAVEQLTEEQKSEFKAAFDIFVLGAEDGCISTKELGKVMRMLGQNPTPEELQEMIDEVDEDGSGTVDFDEFLVMMVRCMKDDSKGKTEEELSDLFRMFDKNADGYIDLEELKIMLQATGETITEDDIEELMKDGDKNNDGRIDYDEFLEFMKGVE, from the exons ATGGACGACATTTACAAGGCAGCG GTTGAGCAGCTGACAGAAGAGCAAAAAAGTG AGTTCAAGGCTGCCTTTGACATCTTCGTGCTGGGGGCAGAGGATGGATGCATCAGCAccaaggagctggggaaggtgaTGAGGATGCTGGGGCAGAACCCCACccctgaggagctgcaggagatgaTAGATGAGGTGGATGAGGACG GCAGCGGCACTGTGGACTTTGATGAATTCCTGGTTATGATGGTCCGGTGTATgaaagatgacagcaaaggaaaaaccgAAGAGGAACTCTCAGACCTCTTCAGGATGTTTGATAA AAATGCCGATGGCTACATCGACCTTGAGGAGCTGAAGATCATGCTGCAGGCAACAGGAGAGACCATCACCGAGGATGACATAGAAGAACTGATGAAGGATGGGGATAAAAACAACGATGGCAGGATTGACTATGATG AGTTCCTGGAGTTTATGAAGGGGGTTGAATAA